In the Bacillota bacterium genome, GTCATCCGGCGGCGCTGTGTGACGACGTGCCCGTTGACCCCACCCATCTCAGCCCTCAACCCCTTCCGGGACCATCTGGATGGCGTGCACCTTCGGCGGGCAGACCTGCTCGCAGATGCCGCAGCCCTTGCAGTGGTCGTAATCGAAGCCGGTGACCTTTTCCCCGTCCAGGATCACGGCGGAGTCGGGGCACCAGATCCAGCACCGCAGGCAGTGGATGCACCGCGAAAGGTCGATGACCGGCATCTTCCCCGTTCGCCAGGCGCCCGTCTTCACC is a window encoding:
- a CDS encoding 4Fe-4S dicluster-binding protein, whose product is MNAPGKAVSSEKQASVTLPWTEMAEGGLVPRGGTAASVKTGAWRTGKMPVIDLSRCIHCLRCWIWCPDSAVILDGEKVTGFDYDHCKGCGICEQVCPPKVHAIQMVPEGVEG